The following proteins come from a genomic window of Dreissena polymorpha isolate Duluth1 chromosome 1, UMN_Dpol_1.0, whole genome shotgun sequence:
- the LOC127849299 gene encoding uncharacterized protein LOC127849299 translates to MRLSFYLDGADVKGYNVCTEARAPEEFEPMVREDINECASNPCKNGATCEDKEAGYTCACVAGFTGNSCETDVNECTSNPCTNGGTCVDQVNYFVCVCVPGYSGATCNLDVNECTSNPCTNGSTCIDQVNQFICVCAPGYSGATCNLDVNECTSNPCTSGSTCVDLVNRFACVCASGYSGETCASGPTISGATPTQTNTTTTTTINNTTPTTINTIDTTTPTAINTITPTAINTTTPTSITTTSTTTINATTSTDNNTTISNTINTTTTTTINTTTPAIINTTTPATISTTSPTTINFITSTVNNTTISTTMNTITPTSINITNDPNINTTTPYTINTIIHTTDPTTINTTTPITINTTTPTTINITTPTTINTTTPTTINITDPTTIYTTDPTTINKTTPNTINTTTPTTIDPTNPTTINNTDPTTINTTDPTTINTTDPTTINTTDPTTIHTTDPTTINTTTLTTIHTTTPTTINTTTPTTINTTDLTVINTTDPTTINTTTPTTISTTTYHHHQHNYSHHHQHNYSHHHQHNYSHHHQHNYSHHHQHNYSHHHQHNLLPPPSTALIPLPSIP, encoded by the exons ATGCGTCTGAGCTTTTACTTAGACGGTGCGGACGTTAAAGGATACAACGTGTGTACAGAAGCAAGGGCACCGGAGGAATTTGAACCCATGGTTCGAGAAG ATATTAACGAATGTGCATCGAACCCGTGTAAAAATGGCGCCACGTGCGAGGACAAAGAGGCCGGATACACGTGTGCTTGTGTGGCGGGCTTTACAGGCAACTCGTGTGAGACAG ATGTCAATGAATGTACATCTAATCCATGTACAAATGGCGGCACATGCGTCGACCAAGTGAACTACTTTGTATGCGTCTGTGTTCCTGGATACTCAGGAGCAACATGCAATTTAG ATGTCAATGAATGTACATCTAATCCATGTACAAATGGAAGCACATGCATCGATCAGGTGAACCAATTTATATGCGTCTGTGCGCCAGGATACTCAGGAGCAACATGCAATTtag ATGTCAATGAATGCACATCTAATCCATGTACAAGTGGAAGCACATGCGTTGACCTTGTAAACCGATTTGCATGCGTCTGTGCGTCTGGATACTCTGGGGAGACATGTGCTTCAG GGCCAACCATATCGGGGGCAACTCCCACACAAACCAACACCACTACGACCACCACAATCAACAACACTACTCCAACAACAATCAACACAATCGACACCACTACTCCCACAGCCATCAACACCATTACTCCCACCGCCATCAACACGACTACTCCCACAAGCATCACCACCACATCTACCACCACCATCAACGCAACTACTTCTACCGACAATAACACCACTATTTCAAACACCATCAACACCacaactaccaccaccatcaacaccactacTCCCGCCATCATCAACACCACTACTCCCGCCACCATCAGCACCACATCTCCCACCACCATCAACTTCATTACTTCTACCGTCAATAATACCACTATTTCCACCACCATGAACACCATTACTCCCACTAGCATTAACATCACTAATGACCCCAACATCAACACGACTACTCCCTACACTATAAACACCATCATACACACCACTGAtcccaccaccatcaacaccactacTCCAATCACCATAAACACAACTACGCCAACCACCATCAACATCACTACTCCCACCACCATAAACACAACTACGCCAACCACCATCAACATCACTGATCCCACCACCATCTACACCACTGATCCCACCACCATCAACAAAACTACTCCCAACACCATCAACACAACTACTCCCACCACCATCGACCCCACTAATCCCACCACCATAAACAACACTGATCcgaccaccatcaacaccactgatcccaccaccatcaacaccactgatcccaccaccatcaacaccactgATCCCACCACCATTCACACCACTGAtcccaccaccatcaacaccactacTCTCACCACCATACACACAACTACGCcaaccaccatcaacaccactactcccaccaccatcaacaccactgATCTCACCGTCATAAACACCACTGAtcccaccaccatcaacaccactacTCCCACTACCATAAGCACAACTActtaccaccaccatcaacacaacTACtcccaccaccatcaacacaacTACtcccaccaccatcaacacaacTACtcccaccaccatcaacacaacTACtcccaccaccatcaacacaacTACTCTCACCACCATCAACACAATCTACTCCCACCACCATCGACAGCGCTAATCCCACTACCATCAATACCATAA